The genomic segment CCTTGAGCCCCATCTTCCAGTACCTTTAATCCATATTTTTTGGCAATCCGTTCGATTTCAGGATAGTTTGCAGGCAATCCGAATAAATCGACGGTAATAATAACACGGGGAGTGAATTTTCCTTCTGCAATCGTCCTTTGAATGGCATTTTCTAATTTTACACTGTCAATGTTAAAGGTCTCTCGATCCACATCAACGAACACAGGTGTCGCTCCTTGCGAAGAAACAATTTCACCCGATGAAAAGAAAGTAAAGTCAGGGACAAATACTGCATCTCCCTCCTTTATATCCCATGCCATCATCATCAAGGTCAAGGCATCTGTTCCGTTAGCGCAGGTTACGCAATGCTTAACTCCAACATACTGAGCCAACTGTTCCTCAAGGTCTGCGACTTGCTTACCGCTAATAAAGTTCGAATCAAGCAATACTTCTTGAATGGCCTTATCAATCTCGGGTTTATAATTTTGGTATTGTGCTTTTAAGTCTCTGAATTCCACCGATGATGCACCTCTTCATAATTTTATATTAATCCCAGCATACTTCCCATTCTTAACACAAACTGTAGACAAACTAAATTTATTATACGACGTGGTGAAAAGGAGTGCAATTAATTTGAGTTAATTGACGATAAAATGAATTTTTTTTAGCATTCTTGTCTCCCAAATTACTAAATTCATTATACGGCTTAGTCTAAGTGAGTGCAATTGATTCAATTTCTCTGTACATATTACGAATAAAAAGCCAGAGCGCATAAAAACGTTCTGGCAGTTCTTTAATCGTTGTTAATAGCCTAATGAAGAGGATGAATAGCCAGGTCACCAACTAACCATTTACCATCAATTCGTGTAAAGGTAATTGTGCCAGAAAAATGTTCTGTGAAATTTTTACCATTTACGGTCCCTTCAAGCGAAATATCTGTGATTTCTAAAGTTGCTTCATCTCCGTTAATTGAGAAACCAGAATAGGTAATTCCTTTAACATTCTGTATAACTTTATCTCTCAACATAGTTGCATTATTGGCTGTTATGTTTTTTTCTATCCCCATTTGAAATCCTGATGAAGTAGCTAGAGCATAGAGTTCAGTTTTAGGCGTAAGATTACGATAATCGTAAGTCATGAAAATTGAAGTAAAACTGGATGCTAAATTCTCAGCATCTTGTTGAGAGATAGAATCTTGGATTAATCCATCGGTTAGCTTTGAAGTCCCATTTAGGGTTGAATCAATTGCCGAAACTAATTCTTCCGGAACAATAGCTTTCCCGCCAAATGAAATTAAGTTAGCCTTAATTCCGCTAGTTCGAAGAGAGTTTAAATAAGGTAAGCTTTGATTTGATACTTGTGTACTATTGGGGTCGACTAATAAAATGGGGGCATTCGTTTTTGCCGCTAATACACTTCCAGCGAGTGCATCAGGAAAGTTATATCCTGATGCTAAATAAATAGTGTTGGGCGCTTTATTAAAATATTGAACGATCTTAACTGCAGTTTCAAATCGATCTAATCCATCCAATCGCACTATTTCCGAATCGGGAAATAGTGTTTTAAGTTTATTTTCGATTTCTATTGAAACTGCTCCAGGACCCCCGGTAATATAAATCTTAGATGGTTTTAAAGTTTGGATATAGTCATTGACTACATTGGGTAGGTCGTTATTTACCAAAAGAATAGACCAGCCATTCTTTGCTGCGAAGCTTGATATACTCAGTGCATCAGGATAATCCTCCCCCGAACTGATGACAATTGGATTATCAGCTTTGGGAAGTATTGCTTTTGCAATGAGTACATCTGTCTCATATTTTGATTGCCCGCCTATACGGTTAATATTTTGATAGCCCATATCATTTAATTTCTTAGTAAAATCAGAGCCAATAGAACCCTCTTCACCAATTAAATAAATATTTCCTTGTAAATCAAGATGTTTAGCTAAATAATCAAAAGCAGAATCTGAGGCTTCTATAGTCGGTGCAATGAGAATTATGGGGGCATTCAATTTGCTTGCCAAAACACTGGCAGGTAAAGCATTGGCAAAACTTTCACCTGATACTAAAACAACGCTGTTTACCTTTCCAGGGTAAGCTCGTTCGGAGATAATTTTTGCAGTCTCATATCTGTCCAATCCATCCAATCTTTCTGGATTCGTCATAGAACTAGCATACACAGGTTGTAGATTAATCGTCAAAAAAGCAAGCAATAACAATAAACCGAATCGGCTAAAATGTTTCATTAAAATCTAACCCCTTCACAATCATTTTGATTTTACCCTTGTATTTCTACATTTCCTTTTATTTTCCTTTTTTGTAATTTTATCTCTAAACAAATCAGTCCCTTTGTATTGTCAGAATTGTTTCCCGCTGTGTGGGGGTACGACCCTCAAAAATTTGTCCTTCAACTTAAAGGAATTTCGGTGAAATTAGGGAAATGCTTAAATCAGATGGGATAAACTGATTACACGTAAAGGAGGCCGAAGCATGAGCGTTATTGAGATCGATAAACTCACTAAATATTACGGTAAGTCCAGGGGGATTATTGATGTAAGTTTTAAGGTTGAAGAAGGTGAGATTTTTGGCTTCATCGGTCCAAATGGGTCCGGTAAATCGACGACAATCCGGACTTTATTATCCTTGATTTATCCAACGAGCGGCAGTGCCAAGATCTTTGGAAAAGACTGTATAAAATACGCACCTGAAATTGCCCGAGAAATCGGCTATTTACCCTCAGAGGTCTTCTATTACGAAAAAATGAAGGTTCTTGATCTTCTCAAATATTCGGCCAGCTTCTATAAAAAGGATTGCAACCAAAGAATAACGGAATTATCAGAAATCATGGATCTCGACCTCAAGAAAAAAATCGAAGATTTATCCTTTGGTAACCGCAAAAAGGTGGGTATCGTCCAAGCCTTGCTGCATGAACCGAAACTCATCATCATGGATGAGCCGACCAGCGGTCTTGATCCCCTGATGCAGCAGAAATTCTTCAACGTATTACAGGAAGAAAACAAAAAAGGGGCGACCATTCTTTTATCGTCCCATATTTTAAACGAGGTCCAAAGGTTGTGCAGCCGTGTCGCTATTATCAAAGAAGGCAAGATTATCAACGTCGAAACGATCAGCAATTTAACGGAAAACACGTATAAGAAAATTAAGATTGAACTGTCCTCTGAAATCAATAGGAATTACTTCCAAATTTCCGGAGTCAGCAATCTGGAAATCAAAGATCATGTCGTCAGCTTTTTATTTAAGGGCAATATCAATTTAATCCTCAAAAAAATCTCCGAGGTCGAAATAACGAATGTCTGGGTTGAGGAGCCCAATCTCGAAGAGATTTTCATGCATTATTATGAAAAGGAGGCCTAAGGGAATGAACCTATTTCTTCATGAACTGAAGGCTTACCGCAAATCCATCCTGATATGGGCCGGTTCGATGGCCGCGGTCGCCGCTCTGTTTATCCTTATCTTTTCTTCACTTTTAGAGGAAATAGAAGCGTTTAAAGCCGTCCTTAACAGTATGCCAGAAGTCTTAAGAAGGGCGTTGAGCATCTATGTGGACAGCATCTCAACCCTTGAAGGCTTCTACTCCATTGTCTTTGTCTATATCCTTTTGTGCGGAGCCATTCAGGCGATGAATCTGGGATTATCCATCGTCTCAAAGGAAGTGCGCGATAAAACCGCCGAATTTTTATTAACCAAACCGATTAGCCGTCAACACATTCTAACCTCCAAGCTTCTAGCCGCCTTGGCTTCCCTCGTGATGACTAATCTGATTTATTGGGGGA from the Desulfitobacterium metallireducens DSM 15288 genome contains:
- a CDS encoding cell wall-binding repeat-containing protein, whose product is MKHFSRFGLLLLLAFLTINLQPVYASSMTNPERLDGLDRYETAKIISERAYPGKVNSVVLVSGESFANALPASVLASKLNAPIILIAPTIEASDSAFDYLAKHLDLQGNIYLIGEEGSIGSDFTKKLNDMGYQNINRIGGQSKYETDVLIAKAILPKADNPIVISSGEDYPDALSISSFAAKNGWSILLVNNDLPNVVNDYIQTLKPSKIYITGGPGAVSIEIENKLKTLFPDSEIVRLDGLDRFETAVKIVQYFNKAPNTIYLASGYNFPDALAGSVLAAKTNAPILLVDPNSTQVSNQSLPYLNSLRTSGIKANLISFGGKAIVPEELVSAIDSTLNGTSKLTDGLIQDSISQQDAENLASSFTSIFMTYDYRNLTPKTELYALATSSGFQMGIEKNITANNATMLRDKVIQNVKGITYSGFSINGDEATLEITDISLEGTVNGKNFTEHFSGTITFTRIDGKWLVGDLAIHPLH
- a CDS encoding ABC transporter ATP-binding protein, encoding MSVIEIDKLTKYYGKSRGIIDVSFKVEEGEIFGFIGPNGSGKSTTIRTLLSLIYPTSGSAKIFGKDCIKYAPEIAREIGYLPSEVFYYEKMKVLDLLKYSASFYKKDCNQRITELSEIMDLDLKKKIEDLSFGNRKKVGIVQALLHEPKLIIMDEPTSGLDPLMQQKFFNVLQEENKKGATILLSSHILNEVQRLCSRVAIIKEGKIINVETISNLTENTYKKIKIELSSEINRNYFQISGVSNLEIKDHVVSFLFKGNINLILKKISEVEITNVWVEEPNLEEIFMHYYEKEA
- a CDS encoding ABC transporter permease subunit encodes the protein MNLFLHELKAYRKSILIWAGSMAAVAALFILIFSSLLEEIEAFKAVLNSMPEVLRRALSIYVDSISTLEGFYSIVFVYILLCGAIQAMNLGLSIVSKEVRDKTAEFLLTKPISRQHILTSKLLAALASLVMTNLIYWGITLLMTLTVKAEFNLKIFFMITAPLLFIQLMFLSLGVFVSVVAGKIKSVNSISLSTVFAFFIISTLGSVLGDETVRFISPFKYFDSAYIIKNAAYESSYPLIGILFILIAIGASYRVYVKKDIHTV